From Topomyia yanbarensis strain Yona2022 chromosome 1, ASM3024719v1, whole genome shotgun sequence, one genomic window encodes:
- the LOC131683447 gene encoding uncharacterized protein DDB_G0285291 isoform X2 produces MSDLMIANQSEQLSDELNFTAFIDLCRFCSIKSGPRLNIFDKEAEQRQILFKIRTILPIVINKEDFLPKKICERCVSNIEQFFEWRSSCVQTDAILRNYADSMRVVTATINFQDGTVNIDKMTPAQKNAYLEAHMAVQQQMMQAAQHLHQQQMQQQQQQQQQQQQQHQQQQQQQQQQPQQQHQQQLNIPSHHVSVRTAKKSKSNNHDSHQVQFHHQQVQHHVVQVPQLQQQQQQQQQQHSHQQSTNSVSVATSSGPISITHYANTIKVPQINPSSISNSTNTSTTGGDSSTFTVPDDVGMGFEGGVRVLQSLGNWSPEIPPNIPRPNLIPFTEPYAEGGSMHPGTRLKALQQVQQSSSKKSTAKPKTNVNNSNAGPPKPVFECTICGKGLARKDKLTIHMRIHTGEKPYICEVCDRAFARRDKLVIHMNKFKHVTPTNIAPLGKRQNLKKEDSKSEDNKPLLIDHHALATQTLTTVVNSISAQQQQSTQLSQVPPSQSGQHGGQQQSSGPAGISGMSISQQQQQQQQQHHHQLSWTCELCGRMFPTREEWTLHAKSHLEY; encoded by the exons ATGTCCGACTTGATGATTGCCAATCAGAGCGAACAATTAAGTGACGAGCTAAACTTCACCGCATTCATCGATCTCTGCCGGTTCTGTTCGATCAAGAGTGGCCCCCGGTTGAACATCTTCGATAAGGAGGCGGAACAGCGCCAGATTTTGTTCAAGATTAGAACAATATTGCCGATTGTG ATAAACAAGGAGGACTTCCTGCCGAAAAAGATTTGCGAACGCTGTGTCAGCAACATTGAACAGTTCTTCGAATGGCGATCGAGCTGCGTGCAAACCGACGCCATTTTGCGTAACTACGCCGACTCAATGCGAGTTGTAACTGCGACGATAAACTTTCAG GACGGTACCGTGAACATCGACAAGATGACACCAGCACAGAAAAATGCTTACCTAGAAGCGCACATGGCAGTTCAGCAACAGATGATGCAAGCGGCTCAGCATCTACATCAACAACAgatgcagcagcagcaacagcaacagcagcaacaacaacagcagcatcagcagcagcaacaacaacagcagcagcaaccacAACAGCAACATCAGCAGCAGCTGAATATCCCAAGTCACCACGTTTCGGTGCGGACCGCGAAAAAGTCCAAATCAAACAACCACGACAGCCATCAAGTTCAATTCCACCATCAGCAAGTGCAACACCATGTTGTGCAAGTTCCTCAgctgcagcagcagcaacagcaacaacaacaacagcataGTCACCAACAGTCGACGAATTCTGTGTCCGTTGCAACCAGCAGTGGTCCCATCAGCATAACCCACTACGCAAATACGATCAAGGTTCCGCAGATCAACCCTAGCTCAATATCAAACTCCACCAATACCAGCACCACCGGCGGTGACAGCAGTACCTTCACTGTCCCGGACGACGTCGGTATGGGTTTTGAAGGTGGAGTACGCGTTCTTCAAAGTTTGGGGAATTG GTCCCCGGAGATTCCTCCCAATATTCCACGGCCAAATTTAATCCCTTTCACAGAACCTTACGCCGAGGGTGGCTCGATGCACCCGGGTACGAGACTGAAAGCACTGCAACAGGTACAGCAATCCTCGTCGAAGAAGAGTACCGCGAAGCCGAAAACGAATGTAAACAACAGTAATGCGGGTCCTCCGAAGCCGGTGTTCGAGTGTACGATTTGTGGGAAGGGTCTTGCGAGGAAAGATAAGCTGACCATCCATATGCGGATTCATACCGGGGAGAAGCCCTACATCTGCGAGGTTTGCGATCGGGCGTTCGCCCGACGTGACAAGCTGGTGATTCACATGAACAAGTTCAAGCATGTAACGCCCACGAATATCGCACCGTTGGGCAAGCGCCAAAACC TGAAAAAGGAAGATTCCAAGAGCGAAGACAATAAACCCCTACTGATAGACCACCATGCCTTAGCGACGCAAACCTTGACCACGGTGGTCAACAGTATTTCAGCTCAACAGCAGCAATCGACGCAACTGTCGCAGGTTCCTCCGTCTCAATCGGGACAGCACGGTGGACAGCAGCAAAGTAGCGGTCCGGCGGGAATCTCCGGAATGAGCATttcgcagcagcagcagcaacaacaacagcaacatcaCCATCAGCTATCGTGGACCTGCGAACTGTGCGGTCGAATGTTCCCGACGCGAGAGGAGTGGACACTGCACGCCAAGAGTCATCTGGAA tATTGA
- the LOC131683447 gene encoding G-box-binding factor isoform X1: MSDLMIANQSEQLSDELNFTAFIDLCRFCSIKSGPRLNIFDKEAEQRQILFKIRTILPIVINKEDFLPKKICERCVSNIEQFFEWRSSCVQTDAILRNYADSMRVVTATINFQDGTVNIDKMTPAQKNAYLEAHMAVQQQMMQAAQHLHQQQMQQQQQQQQQQQQQHQQQQQQQQQQPQQQHQQQLNIPSHHVSVRTAKKSKSNNHDSHQVQFHHQQVQHHVVQVPQLQQQQQQQQQQHSHQQSTNSVSVATSSGPISITHYANTIKVPQINPSSISNSTNTSTTGGDSSTFTVPDDVGMGFEGGVRVLQSLGNWSPEIPPNIPRPNLIPFTEPYAEGGSMHPGTRLKALQQVQQSSSKKSTAKPKTNVNNSNAGPPKPVFECTICGKGLARKDKLTIHMRIHTGEKPYICEVCDRAFARRDKLVIHMNKFKHVTPTNIAPLGKRQNRTPTLVKKEDSKSEDNKPLLIDHHALATQTLTTVVNSISAQQQQSTQLSQVPPSQSGQHGGQQQSSGPAGISGMSISQQQQQQQQQHHHQLSWTCELCGRMFPTREEWTLHAKSHLEY, translated from the exons ATGTCCGACTTGATGATTGCCAATCAGAGCGAACAATTAAGTGACGAGCTAAACTTCACCGCATTCATCGATCTCTGCCGGTTCTGTTCGATCAAGAGTGGCCCCCGGTTGAACATCTTCGATAAGGAGGCGGAACAGCGCCAGATTTTGTTCAAGATTAGAACAATATTGCCGATTGTG ATAAACAAGGAGGACTTCCTGCCGAAAAAGATTTGCGAACGCTGTGTCAGCAACATTGAACAGTTCTTCGAATGGCGATCGAGCTGCGTGCAAACCGACGCCATTTTGCGTAACTACGCCGACTCAATGCGAGTTGTAACTGCGACGATAAACTTTCAG GACGGTACCGTGAACATCGACAAGATGACACCAGCACAGAAAAATGCTTACCTAGAAGCGCACATGGCAGTTCAGCAACAGATGATGCAAGCGGCTCAGCATCTACATCAACAACAgatgcagcagcagcaacagcaacagcagcaacaacaacagcagcatcagcagcagcaacaacaacagcagcagcaaccacAACAGCAACATCAGCAGCAGCTGAATATCCCAAGTCACCACGTTTCGGTGCGGACCGCGAAAAAGTCCAAATCAAACAACCACGACAGCCATCAAGTTCAATTCCACCATCAGCAAGTGCAACACCATGTTGTGCAAGTTCCTCAgctgcagcagcagcaacagcaacaacaacaacagcataGTCACCAACAGTCGACGAATTCTGTGTCCGTTGCAACCAGCAGTGGTCCCATCAGCATAACCCACTACGCAAATACGATCAAGGTTCCGCAGATCAACCCTAGCTCAATATCAAACTCCACCAATACCAGCACCACCGGCGGTGACAGCAGTACCTTCACTGTCCCGGACGACGTCGGTATGGGTTTTGAAGGTGGAGTACGCGTTCTTCAAAGTTTGGGGAATTG GTCCCCGGAGATTCCTCCCAATATTCCACGGCCAAATTTAATCCCTTTCACAGAACCTTACGCCGAGGGTGGCTCGATGCACCCGGGTACGAGACTGAAAGCACTGCAACAGGTACAGCAATCCTCGTCGAAGAAGAGTACCGCGAAGCCGAAAACGAATGTAAACAACAGTAATGCGGGTCCTCCGAAGCCGGTGTTCGAGTGTACGATTTGTGGGAAGGGTCTTGCGAGGAAAGATAAGCTGACCATCCATATGCGGATTCATACCGGGGAGAAGCCCTACATCTGCGAGGTTTGCGATCGGGCGTTCGCCCGACGTGACAAGCTGGTGATTCACATGAACAAGTTCAAGCATGTAACGCCCACGAATATCGCACCGTTGGGCAAGCGCCAAAACCGTACGCCAACGTTAG TGAAAAAGGAAGATTCCAAGAGCGAAGACAATAAACCCCTACTGATAGACCACCATGCCTTAGCGACGCAAACCTTGACCACGGTGGTCAACAGTATTTCAGCTCAACAGCAGCAATCGACGCAACTGTCGCAGGTTCCTCCGTCTCAATCGGGACAGCACGGTGGACAGCAGCAAAGTAGCGGTCCGGCGGGAATCTCCGGAATGAGCATttcgcagcagcagcagcaacaacaacagcaacatcaCCATCAGCTATCGTGGACCTGCGAACTGTGCGGTCGAATGTTCCCGACGCGAGAGGAGTGGACACTGCACGCCAAGAGTCATCTGGAA tATTGA
- the LOC131676436 gene encoding nucleoside diphosphate kinase homolog 5-like, whose protein sequence is MDQFERTLALIKPDGMKHRDTITRRIRDAGFVIVQSRIVRLTPEQASELYRSKIGHPNYHAMIVALTVGPIQAMCVSKVCAVAELNWLIGPERYQDAVRNAPGSIRAIFGDSRDELKNAIHGSEDAESARFEVRFFFPLLILEPIFNEQKLNDYLAAMVNPTLMDGLYMVAKERPNDPMLWLSDWLLLNNPYKPKTVTTSLGAVYNVVQDIKQDEVLSKDDYIGAQSMCDCAAFRKRGLCSCSLSTIAESESMVE, encoded by the coding sequence ATGGACCAATTCGAGCGTACCCTGGCGTTGATCAAACCGGATGGCATGAAGCACCGAGATACGATAACTCGTCGCATTCGCGATGCCGGCTTCGTCATCGTTCAATCGCGGATAGTTCGGCTAACGCCGGAACAAGCATCGGAACTGTACCGTTCGAAGATAGGTCACCCAAACTATCACGCCATGATTGTCGCCCTGACCGTCGGACCGATTCAAGCGATGTGTGTATCGAAAGTCTGCGCCGTTGCGGAACTGAACTGGTTGATTGGACCCGAACGGTATCAGGATGCTGTAAGAAATGCACCGGGATCCATACGGGCCATTTTCGGCGATAGCCGTGATGAGTTGAAAAATGCTATTCATGGAAGTGAGGATGCAGAGAGTGCCCGGTTTGAGGTTAGATTTTTCTTTCCGCTGCTGATACTGGAACCGATTTTCAACGAGCAGAAGCTGAATGACTATTTAGCAGCGATGGTTAATCCCACTTTGATGGATGGACTGTATATGGTGGCCAAGGAACGACCAAACGATCCCATGTTGTGGCTGTCCGATTGGTTGCTGCTGAATAATCCGTATAAACCGAAGACTGTAACTACGTCGCTAGGGGCTGTGTATAACGTGGTGCAGGATATTAAACAGGATGAAGTGTTGTCCAAAGATGATTATATCGGAGCTCAGTCGATGTGCGATTGTGCGGCATTCAGGAAAAGAGGACTTTGCTCGTGTTCGCTCTCCACGATCGCTGAATCGGAATCGATGGTTGAATAG
- the LOC131683447 gene encoding G-box-binding factor isoform X3 produces the protein MRVVTATINFQDGTVNIDKMTPAQKNAYLEAHMAVQQQMMQAAQHLHQQQMQQQQQQQQQQQQQHQQQQQQQQQQPQQQHQQQLNIPSHHVSVRTAKKSKSNNHDSHQVQFHHQQVQHHVVQVPQLQQQQQQQQQQHSHQQSTNSVSVATSSGPISITHYANTIKVPQINPSSISNSTNTSTTGGDSSTFTVPDDVGMGFEGGVRVLQSLGNWSPEIPPNIPRPNLIPFTEPYAEGGSMHPGTRLKALQQVQQSSSKKSTAKPKTNVNNSNAGPPKPVFECTICGKGLARKDKLTIHMRIHTGEKPYICEVCDRAFARRDKLVIHMNKFKHVTPTNIAPLGKRQNRTPTLVKKEDSKSEDNKPLLIDHHALATQTLTTVVNSISAQQQQSTQLSQVPPSQSGQHGGQQQSSGPAGISGMSISQQQQQQQQQHHHQLSWTCELCGRMFPTREEWTLHAKSHLEY, from the exons ATGCGAGTTGTAACTGCGACGATAAACTTTCAG GACGGTACCGTGAACATCGACAAGATGACACCAGCACAGAAAAATGCTTACCTAGAAGCGCACATGGCAGTTCAGCAACAGATGATGCAAGCGGCTCAGCATCTACATCAACAACAgatgcagcagcagcaacagcaacagcagcaacaacaacagcagcatcagcagcagcaacaacaacagcagcagcaaccacAACAGCAACATCAGCAGCAGCTGAATATCCCAAGTCACCACGTTTCGGTGCGGACCGCGAAAAAGTCCAAATCAAACAACCACGACAGCCATCAAGTTCAATTCCACCATCAGCAAGTGCAACACCATGTTGTGCAAGTTCCTCAgctgcagcagcagcaacagcaacaacaacaacagcataGTCACCAACAGTCGACGAATTCTGTGTCCGTTGCAACCAGCAGTGGTCCCATCAGCATAACCCACTACGCAAATACGATCAAGGTTCCGCAGATCAACCCTAGCTCAATATCAAACTCCACCAATACCAGCACCACCGGCGGTGACAGCAGTACCTTCACTGTCCCGGACGACGTCGGTATGGGTTTTGAAGGTGGAGTACGCGTTCTTCAAAGTTTGGGGAATTG GTCCCCGGAGATTCCTCCCAATATTCCACGGCCAAATTTAATCCCTTTCACAGAACCTTACGCCGAGGGTGGCTCGATGCACCCGGGTACGAGACTGAAAGCACTGCAACAGGTACAGCAATCCTCGTCGAAGAAGAGTACCGCGAAGCCGAAAACGAATGTAAACAACAGTAATGCGGGTCCTCCGAAGCCGGTGTTCGAGTGTACGATTTGTGGGAAGGGTCTTGCGAGGAAAGATAAGCTGACCATCCATATGCGGATTCATACCGGGGAGAAGCCCTACATCTGCGAGGTTTGCGATCGGGCGTTCGCCCGACGTGACAAGCTGGTGATTCACATGAACAAGTTCAAGCATGTAACGCCCACGAATATCGCACCGTTGGGCAAGCGCCAAAACCGTACGCCAACGTTAG TGAAAAAGGAAGATTCCAAGAGCGAAGACAATAAACCCCTACTGATAGACCACCATGCCTTAGCGACGCAAACCTTGACCACGGTGGTCAACAGTATTTCAGCTCAACAGCAGCAATCGACGCAACTGTCGCAGGTTCCTCCGTCTCAATCGGGACAGCACGGTGGACAGCAGCAAAGTAGCGGTCCGGCGGGAATCTCCGGAATGAGCATttcgcagcagcagcagcaacaacaacagcaacatcaCCATCAGCTATCGTGGACCTGCGAACTGTGCGGTCGAATGTTCCCGACGCGAGAGGAGTGGACACTGCACGCCAAGAGTCATCTGGAA tATTGA
- the LOC131683447 gene encoding ras-interacting protein RIP3 isoform X4 has protein sequence MTPAQKNAYLEAHMAVQQQMMQAAQHLHQQQMQQQQQQQQQQQQQHQQQQQQQQQQPQQQHQQQLNIPSHHVSVRTAKKSKSNNHDSHQVQFHHQQVQHHVVQVPQLQQQQQQQQQQHSHQQSTNSVSVATSSGPISITHYANTIKVPQINPSSISNSTNTSTTGGDSSTFTVPDDVGMGFEGGVRVLQSLGNWSPEIPPNIPRPNLIPFTEPYAEGGSMHPGTRLKALQQVQQSSSKKSTAKPKTNVNNSNAGPPKPVFECTICGKGLARKDKLTIHMRIHTGEKPYICEVCDRAFARRDKLVIHMNKFKHVTPTNIAPLGKRQNRTPTLVKKEDSKSEDNKPLLIDHHALATQTLTTVVNSISAQQQQSTQLSQVPPSQSGQHGGQQQSSGPAGISGMSISQQQQQQQQQHHHQLSWTCELCGRMFPTREEWTLHAKSHLEY, from the exons ATGACACCAGCACAGAAAAATGCTTACCTAGAAGCGCACATGGCAGTTCAGCAACAGATGATGCAAGCGGCTCAGCATCTACATCAACAACAgatgcagcagcagcaacagcaacagcagcaacaacaacagcagcatcagcagcagcaacaacaacagcagcagcaaccacAACAGCAACATCAGCAGCAGCTGAATATCCCAAGTCACCACGTTTCGGTGCGGACCGCGAAAAAGTCCAAATCAAACAACCACGACAGCCATCAAGTTCAATTCCACCATCAGCAAGTGCAACACCATGTTGTGCAAGTTCCTCAgctgcagcagcagcaacagcaacaacaacaacagcataGTCACCAACAGTCGACGAATTCTGTGTCCGTTGCAACCAGCAGTGGTCCCATCAGCATAACCCACTACGCAAATACGATCAAGGTTCCGCAGATCAACCCTAGCTCAATATCAAACTCCACCAATACCAGCACCACCGGCGGTGACAGCAGTACCTTCACTGTCCCGGACGACGTCGGTATGGGTTTTGAAGGTGGAGTACGCGTTCTTCAAAGTTTGGGGAATTG GTCCCCGGAGATTCCTCCCAATATTCCACGGCCAAATTTAATCCCTTTCACAGAACCTTACGCCGAGGGTGGCTCGATGCACCCGGGTACGAGACTGAAAGCACTGCAACAGGTACAGCAATCCTCGTCGAAGAAGAGTACCGCGAAGCCGAAAACGAATGTAAACAACAGTAATGCGGGTCCTCCGAAGCCGGTGTTCGAGTGTACGATTTGTGGGAAGGGTCTTGCGAGGAAAGATAAGCTGACCATCCATATGCGGATTCATACCGGGGAGAAGCCCTACATCTGCGAGGTTTGCGATCGGGCGTTCGCCCGACGTGACAAGCTGGTGATTCACATGAACAAGTTCAAGCATGTAACGCCCACGAATATCGCACCGTTGGGCAAGCGCCAAAACCGTACGCCAACGTTAG TGAAAAAGGAAGATTCCAAGAGCGAAGACAATAAACCCCTACTGATAGACCACCATGCCTTAGCGACGCAAACCTTGACCACGGTGGTCAACAGTATTTCAGCTCAACAGCAGCAATCGACGCAACTGTCGCAGGTTCCTCCGTCTCAATCGGGACAGCACGGTGGACAGCAGCAAAGTAGCGGTCCGGCGGGAATCTCCGGAATGAGCATttcgcagcagcagcagcaacaacaacagcaacatcaCCATCAGCTATCGTGGACCTGCGAACTGTGCGGTCGAATGTTCCCGACGCGAGAGGAGTGGACACTGCACGCCAAGAGTCATCTGGAA tATTGA